A single genomic interval of Littorina saxatilis isolate snail1 linkage group LG17, US_GU_Lsax_2.0, whole genome shotgun sequence harbors:
- the LOC138953824 gene encoding retinol dehydrogenase 13-like, protein MPLPRYVIPLSIFGTTFGGIVLLKDYMSGGRFSGKERIPGKTVIVTGANTGIGKETAKELARRGGRVILACRDLDRAEQARAEIVLETANRNVVVKKLDLASMGSIRAFAKDINATEPHVDILINNAGIMRCPKMLTEDGFEMQLGVNHMGHFLLTNLLLDKIQASKPSRIVNVSSLAHVRGKINFDDLNSSKSYDPGEAYAQSKLANVLFTQELANKLEGTGVTANSLHPGIVSTELARHMSISKSYISSFLLTPVRWLILKSPVQGAQTTLCCALASELEGVTGKYFSDCKEKEVAEQGKDDEAAKRLWAISEKWTRLS, encoded by the exons ATGCCTCTGCCACGTTATGTAATCCCCCTGAGCATCTTTGGGACAACATTTGGTGGCATTGTACTACTCAA GGATTACATGTCAGGGGGTAGATTCTCTGGAAAGGAGAGGATACCTGGAAAGACAGTCATTGTCACGGGTGCCAACACTGGCATAGGCAAAGAAACTGCCAAGGAGCTTGCACGCAGAG GCGGCCGTGTGATTCTGGCTTGTCGGGATTTAGACAGAGCTGAACAAGCTAGGGCAGAAATTGTGCTGGAAACGGCCAATCGAAATGTTGTCGTCAAGAAGCTTGATCTGGCTTCAATGGGATCAATACGGGCCTTTGCAAAAGACATTAATGCAA CGGAACCTCATGTCGACATCTTGATCAACAATGCCGGCATCATGAGGTGCCCTAAGATGCTGACAGAAGATGGATTCGAGATGCAGCTTGGAGTCAACCACATGG GTCATTTTCTGTTGACCAACCTGTTGCTGGACAAGATCCAGGCATCCAAACCCAGCCGCATTGTCAACGTTTCCAGCCTGGCGCATGTACGAGGCAAGATCAACTTTGACGACTTAAACAGCTCTAAATCCTATGACCCAGGAGAAGCATATGCACAGAGCAAACTTGCCAACGTTCTTTTTACACAGGAGCTAGCAAACAAACTGGAGG GCACAGGAGTGACAGCCAACTCTCTCCACCCAGGAATCGTCAGTACAGAACTGGCACGCCACATGTCTATCAGCAAGTCCTACATATCCAGTTTCCTCTTGACACCAGTACGGTGGCTTATCCTCAAGTCGCCTGTTCAGGGGGCACAGACCACCCTGTGTTGTGCTCTCGCTTCGGAACTAGAGGGGGTCACTGGGAAATATTTCAG TGACTGTAAGGAGAAAGAAGTGGCGGAGCAAGGAAAAGATGATGAAGCAGCCAAGCGATTATGGGCCATCAGTGAAAAGTGGACAAGGCTTTCTTGA